From Stigmatopora nigra isolate UIUO_SnigA chromosome 17, RoL_Snig_1.1, whole genome shotgun sequence, a single genomic window includes:
- the ugcg gene encoding ceramide glucosyltransferase, whose protein sequence is MALAEVAMQGLAVFGLLLFAVLWLMHFMSIIYVRLHLHKKRSEVKQPAGVSLLKPLKGVDPNLISNLETFFTLDYPKYEVLMCVQDADDPAVDVCKKLLAKYPNVDARLFVGGKKVGINPKINNLMPGYEGAKYGLVWICDSGIRVTADTLTDMTNQMTEKVGLVHGLPYVADRQGFAATLEQVYFGTSHPRSYISANVMGIKCVTGMSCLMRKDVLDQAGGLVAFAQYIAEDYFMAKAIADRGWKFSMATQVALQNSGSYSIGQFQSRLIRWTKLRINMLPGTVLEPVSECFLASLIIGWAAHYVFRWDMMVFFMCHCLAWFIADYVQLTGVQGGPPSFSKLDFAVAWFIRESMAVQIFLSALWDPTISWRTGRYRLRCGGTAEEILDV, encoded by the exons ATGGCCCTAGCGGAGGTGGCCATGCAGGGCCTGGCCGTGTTCGGCTTGCTGCTCTTCGCCGTGCTGTGGCTCATGCACTTCATGTCCATCATTTACGT CCGCCTCCATTTGCACAAAAAGAGGTCGGAGGTCAAGCAGCCGGCGGGCGTGTCTCTGCTGAAGCCCTTGAAGGGCGTGGACCCCAACCTCATCTCCAACCTGGAGACCTTCTTCACCCTGGACTACCCCAAG TACGAGGTGCTGATGTGCGTTCAGGACGCCGACGACCCCGCCGTGGACGTCTGCAAGAAACTCCTGGCTAAATATCCCAACGTGGACGCTCGCCTCTTTGTCG GTGGCAAGAAGGTGGGCATCAACCCCAAGATCAACAACCTGATGCCGGGTTACGAGGGCGCCAAGTACGGCCTGGTGTGGATCTGCGACAGCGGCATCCGAG TGACGGCGGACACGCTGACGGACATGACCAATCAGATGACGGAGAAGGTGGGCCTGGTGCACGGCCTGCCGTACGTGGCCGACAGGCAGGGCTTCGCCGCCACTCTGGAGCAG GTCTACTTTGGGACGTCGCACCCGCGCTCGTACATCTCGGCCAACGTGATGGGCATCAAGTGCGTGACGGGCATGTCGTGCCTGATGCGAAAGGACGTCCTGGACCAGGCGGGCGGCCTGGTGGCCTTTGCGCAGTACATCGCCGAGGATTACTTCATGGCCAAAGCCATCGCCGACAG AGGCTGGAAGTTCTCCATGGCGACGCAGGTGGCCTTGCAAAATTCCGGCTCTTACTCCATCGGGCAGTTCCAGTCGCGCTTGATCAG GTGGACCAAGCTGCGCATCAACATGCTTCCGGGCACGGTGCTGGAGCCGGTGTCCGAGTGCTTCCTGGCCAGCCTCATCATCGGGTGGGCCGCGCATTACGTCTTCAG GTGGGACATGATGGTGTTCTTCATGTGTCACTGTTTGGCGTGGTTCATCGCCGACTACGTGCAGCTGACCGGCGTTCAG GGCGGCCCCCCGAGCTTCTCCAAGTTGGACTTTGCCGTGGCCTGGTTCATCCGCGAGTCCATGGCGGTGCAGATCTTCCTGTCGGCGCTGTGGGACCCCACCATCAGCTGGCGGACCGGCCGCTACCGCCTGCGCTGCGGCGGCACCGCCGAGGAGATCCTCGACGTTTAG